The following proteins come from a genomic window of Bactrocera tryoni isolate S06 chromosome 1, CSIRO_BtryS06_freeze2, whole genome shotgun sequence:
- the LOC120782826 gene encoding torso-like protein has translation MNLGNGLFWLVALIFVACNLSFGGTRESQLRIGKAINIFVRYGYLGISMRVIPYNDSYETDKWLFKEPTKSIYKDLNALSESREENAPGIFHGDFHMEFCDNRRQLYQAYFRDFTVERLDKPWEAFTGGWFAENAAKKLGINTSYIMGEYSYVLVRVVRFREVGKFKGDIPLNQTLENDVHERIGGITAGNVTGAIEFMESYGTHYINSYTTGNSLYQVFVYSRKNYQLIRDRIKTKGLNSLSKKDLYDFFAPWHAVHLGQIRSASANATVERWARRKLQYEYYVVKYVTLLKLHGNATLLKALDSLLGNDAILQLDLKSLNVIFRDEPEKQNWFNEVLDNQMKLWEVNMPMN, from the exons ATGAACCTGGGTAATGGTCTGTTCTGGCTGGTGGCACTTATTTTCGTAGCCTGCAATCTGTCCTTCGGCGGTACTCGTGAGTCTCAACTGCGCATCGGTAAGGCCATCAATATCTTCGTGCGCTATGGCTATTTGGGAATATCGATGCGTGTCATACCATACAACGACAGCTACGAGACGGACAAATGGCTATTCAAGGAGCCGACAAAGTCAATTTATAAG GATTTAAATGCGTTGAGTGAAAGTCGTGAGGAGAATGCGCCGGGCATCTTTCATGGTGACTTTCATATGGAATTTTGCGATAATCGACGACAGCTCTATCAGGCTTACTTCAGAGACTTTACGGTCGAGCGGCTGGATAAACCGTGGGAGGCTTTCACCGGTGGCTGGTTCGCCGAGAATGCCGCCAAGAAGCTGGGCATCAACACGTCTTACATAATGGGCGAATATTCGTATGTGTTGGTCCGCGTTGTGCGTTTCCGCGAAGTGGGCAAGTTCAAAGGCGACATACCGCTCAATCAGACGCTGGAAAATGACGTGCATGAGCGTATCGGTGGCATAACGGCGGGTAATGTGACCGGCGCCATCGAGTTTATGGAATCGTACGGCACACACTACATCAACTCCTACACGACGGGCAATTCGTTGTACCAG GTGTTTGTCTACTCGCGGAAAAACTACCAGCTGATCAGGGATCGCATTAAAACGAAAGGCCTGAACAGCCTTTCGAAGAAGGACCTGTACGATTTCTTTGCGCCATGGCACGCCGTGCACCTGGGCCAAATACGCTCAGCGAGCGCCAATGCGACGGTGGAGCGCTGGGCGCGACGCAAACTGCAATACGAGTACTATGTGGTGAAGTATGTGACATTGCTCAAGTTGCACGGCAATGCGACGCTACTCAAGGCATTGGATAGCCTCTTGGGCAACGATGCCATACTTCAACTAGATCTGAAATCATTGAACGTCATATTTAGGGATGAGCCCGAGAAGCAAAACTGGTTCAACGAAGTGCTCGACAATCAGATGAAACTGTGGGAAGTCAACATGCCCATGAACTGA